In the Acidobacteriota bacterium genome, ACACTTTGACGGATCTGCCCACCTCGCTGGTAGTGAGTCCGCTGGCGCCGATCGATCGGCTGGCGCGGCAGACCGGAGGCGAGCTGCTCACCGGCATCAACAAGCTTCCGGGGTCCCTCGACCGCCTGCGCGAGCGAGTACGCCTGACGTATCAGGTGAGTCGTCTGCCGGACGGTGAGCTGCACGCCGTCGAAGTACGCTCGAAGCGCCCGGACTGGAAGGTGCGGGCGCCGCGCTGGTCCGGTTCGCCGGCGCCGGAGGCGCTGGCGGCGGCCCGGGTGCGTGGCTTGCTCAAGGGCGAGGGTGAGCGCGGTGAGCTGCCCTTGACCGCCGCCGTCGCCCTCGAAGAGGAGCGCGATGAGGCCGGACGCCGGGCCGGGAGGCTACAGGCCCGGGTCGCCCTCGATCCTCTGAAAGAAGCTCTGGCGACTTCCTACGGCACGCCTCTGCGGGTCACCTTCGGGGTCTCCTTTCCGGACGAGCCGCCCTTCGTCCATCACGAGCAGGTGCCGGTGCAACAGCTCGCCGGCCTCGATGTCTGGACCTACGGCATGCGAGTGCGAGTCCCCGGAACTGCCGAGAAGGTCGCGGTGGTGGTCGAGGAGCTCGGCACCGGCGGTTGGGGTGGCGCCCTGGCGGCGATGGTGGTCGACGATGGCTCGGCGCCTAGCGAGGAAAGCGAGAACCTGATTCCGGACGACCTGCTGCCAGGTCGCAAGGCGGTGTTCCTGCTGCCGCCGCCGGGCGACGTGGTCACCGGCAAGGTGCGCTTCGAGGCGGCGGTCGGGGATGGGCGGGTGGCGCGAGTCGATTTCTTGGTCGACAGCAGTCTCGTCGGTCGGCGCGAGGCGCCGCCTTGGGAAGTCCGGGCGGATCTCGGCAAGCTGCCTGCCCTGCAGCAGCTCGAAGCGGTGGCCTTTGATGATCGCGGCCGCGAGGTCGGGCGGGACAGCCGGCAGGTCAATGCCGGAGTCGGTTCTTTCGGGGTCCGGATCATCGAGCCGCGGCCCGGTCGCCGACTGGGTTCGGTCAACGTCGAGGCCGAGGTGCGGTTGCCCACCGATGGTGAGCTCGATCGCCTCGAGCTGTTCTGGAACGGTGAGCGCACCGCCACTCTCTTCGATCCACCCTTCCGGCAGCGCCTCGAGATTCCCGCCGACTCACCCGTCGGCTATCTCACTGCGGTGGCCTTCGACCGTGCCGGTGAGCGCGTCGAGGACGTCGTCTTCTTGAACGGCGAGGGCACCTCCGAGCGCCTCGAAGTGCAGCTCGTCGAGCTCTTCACGGTGGTCACCAGTCCCGAGGGCCGGCCGGTGAGGGACGTGGAGTCGGACGAGCTCCGGGTGTTCGAGAACGGTCAGCGGCAGCAGCTCGAGGATTTCCGTCCGGGCACCGAGATGCCGCTGAAGCTGGGCCTCCTGCTCGATACCTCGGCGAGCATGACGCCGGCTCTGCGGGCGGTGCAAACGGCCGCCATCGACTTTCTGCTGGTGGCCTTGCAGGAGGAAGACCAGGCCTTTCTCGTCGACTTCAAAGAGACGCCTCGCCTCGCCCAGTCCCTGACCGGTGATCGCCGGGCGCTGGTGCAGGCGATCGCCAAGCTGCGCGCCGGCGGAACCTCGGCCCTCTGCGATGCCCTGATCTACTCCCTGGTGCAGATGCAGGACATCGCCGGCCGTCGCGCTCTGGTGGTGCTGAGCGACGGCGTCGGCCGCAACGAGCGGGTGAGCTTCAATACCTGCCTGCGCTTTGTCCAGCGCAACGGCCTGCCGGTCTACGCCATCCTCCTGGCCGGGGACGACCCCACCGCCGAGGACGGCGGAATTTCGAAGCAGCGGCTGGAGCGGCTGGTCGGAACTGTTGGCGGCAGGGTTTTCGCGGTCGCGGATCCGACCGATCTCGGCGGCGTCTACCGTTCCCTGGTCGAGGAGCTCCGCAGCCAGGTGCTCTTGACCTACACGCCGCCCTTCATCGATTCGGAGGACTGGCGGATCGTCAACGTCGAGGTCGATCGCCCCGGCCACCGTGCCCGAACCCGGAGCGGCTACTACCCGTGACGCTGGGCACACCAGCGAGTTGTCTTCGCAGGCTGCCTGCGTTCGTGCTGTGATCAGTTTTCCGCCACGGCAGGACTCGGGCTGAGGCCCGCAGTATTTGTCTTTGGCCCATGACGCCGGGGAAACCCCCGAAGGAGAACCTCATGAGATTCCTTCCCCGCAGCAGATTCACGATCCTCGCTGGGCTCTTGGCAGGCGCGACGCTGGTGCTCCCGACCGCTGGTCAGGAGCCACCGCGCGAGCGCTTTTCCGGTACAGCCCAGGTGACCGCCGTCGACCTGATCCTGTCGGTTCGGGATGCCTCCGGCAAGGTGCCCGACGATCTCACCCCGGCTGATTTCGAGGTCCTCGAAGACGGCCAGGTTCGCACCATCGTCGGCCTTGAGCCGTTTCGCCCGAGCCCCGGCGGCGAGGCTTCGGGCCGCAGCAAGGTGGCTCGCAAGGCGGTGACCGAAGAGCCAGCCTGGAGCTGGCAGACGGTGGTCTATTTCGACCAGACCCTGTCGAGCTCACGCTCCATCCGCCGCGCCGCCAGCAGCCTGGCGGCCCAAGCCGGACGGTTGACGGAGCTCGGCCCGGTGCAGGTCATCGTCGCCGGCAGCGAGCTGCAGGAAGTCCTCCGACCGACGCGTAGCGCTCGCCTGGTCGAGCAGAGCCTGCAGCGCATCTCGCGCGAGGTCTCGGGGCAGGATCAGCTGCGCCGTATTCGCAAGCAGTTCCTGCAGCTGGCGCAGATCAATGGCCTCAACTCGGTGACCATCGGGACCGTCGAAGCTCCGATGTTCGAAGAAGCCTTCCTGCTGCGCCGTCAACACGACCTGCTGCTGTCGTGGGTTTCGGAATCCCTCGCCGAGGGGCCGCGGGCGCTGGTCTTGGTGAACGACGGTTACGACCTCGATCCGCGGGAGTTCTACGCTTCGTCCATCTCCGAGAGTCAGCTCTCCGACACCGTCAACACCGGCAACTCCGTCGCTGCCCGCTTCAACGCCGACATGGCCTCGACGGCCGCGGCGCCGAAGCTGCGGGAGCTTTCCCAATTCCTCGCCGCCCGCGGTTGGGTCACCATGAACCTGGCCTTGGGGGCGACGGAGTCGGCGGGTTCCGTGTCGGCGGAGCTCTCCGGTCGTGGTCGCCTCGGCGATCTCGATCTCCGCGCGCAGACCGAGTCGACGGCGCCGATGGCGAGCGCCGTGGTTTATCGCCCCCTGGGTCCGCTGAATCAGATGGCGCAGGCGACCGGCGGCGAGACCCTGACCGGGGTCAAGGGCTTGCCACGGGCCCTCGAGCGGCTGACCGAGCGGGTGCGGCTGACCTATCAGGTCTCGCGACGACCGGACGGCAAGCTGCACCCGGTGGAGGTGCGGGCACTGCGGCCGGGCCTGAAGGTGAAGGCTCCCCGCTGGTCAGGCTCGCTCTCACCGCAGGCCGTCTCGGCGGCTCGGGCGCGACGGCTGCTGGCCGGAGGAGTGGC is a window encoding:
- a CDS encoding VWA domain-containing protein, whose product is MKLVRKCAISLAALGMAVSTLQSQEPRTFSGTAQVTAVDLMIEVRGPNGEVPTDLSPDDFEVVEDGEVRTVVAVEAFDGSLAAVGPRTGTGGRGPERRSESAAEPAWTWRIVVYIDQVMSSSRSIRRTCEALASQAGRLVELGTVEVVIANPGPEVVLPPTRSGQLVEQTLTRLARETPGRDALRQIRRQFLSTMQLKGEFDGTGVPVTGSDPFAGGGTGGASGVRGNGRGQGNVIRDGSFLSRRTLIRAAVPEELGLLRGQHDAMMAWLSGYAAAGARALVMVNDGYDLDPRDFYLAGTAPGSSFFSEVNADLQNVSIAPDTEELGQQLSASGWVTLGVVLGGLEGASTMGADISGRGRLGDLIAGRQDTLTDLPTSLVVSPLAPIDRLARQTGGELLTGINKLPGSLDRLRERVRLTYQVSRLPDGELHAVEVRSKRPDWKVRAPRWSGSPAPEALAAARVRGLLKGEGERGELPLTAAVALEEERDEAGRRAGRLQARVALDPLKEALATSYGTPLRVTFGVSFPDEPPFVHHEQVPVQQLAGLDVWTYGMRVRVPGTAEKVAVVVEELGTGGWGGALAAMVVDDGSAPSEESENLIPDDLLPGRKAVFLLPPPGDVVTGKVRFEAAVGDGRVARVDFLVDSSLVGRREAPPWEVRADLGKLPALQQLEAVAFDDRGREVGRDSRQVNAGVGSFGVRIIEPRPGRRLGSVNVEAEVRLPTDGELDRLELFWNGERTATLFDPPFRQRLEIPADSPVGYLTAVAFDRAGERVEDVVFLNGEGTSERLEVQLVELFTVVTSPEGRPVRDVESDELRVFENGQRQQLEDFRPGTEMPLKLGLLLDTSASMTPALRAVQTAAIDFLLVALQEEDQAFLVDFKETPRLAQSLTGDRRALVQAIAKLRAGGTSALCDALIYSLVQMQDIAGRRALVVLSDGVGRNERVSFNTCLRFVQRNGLPVYAILLAGDDPTAEDGGISKQRLERLVGTVGGRVFAVADPTDLGGVYRSLVEELRSQVLLTYTPPFIDSEDWRIVNVEVDRPGHRARTRSGYYP